A single window of Loxodonta africana isolate mLoxAfr1 chromosome 10, mLoxAfr1.hap2, whole genome shotgun sequence DNA harbors:
- the GPR65 gene encoding psychosine receptor — protein MNSTCIEGQHTLDHYLFPIVYIFVVVISIPANVGSLCVSFLQAKKDNELGIYLFSLSLSDLLYSLTLPLWINYTWNRDNWTFSPALCKGTAFLMYMNFYSSTAFLTCIALDRYLAVVYPLKFFYLRTRKFAFLASLSVWVSETIFNAVMLWEDEISIEYCDAEKSNFTLCYDKYPLEKWQIRLNLFRTCTGYAIPLVIIMLCNRQVYKAVQHNRATEDREKKRIIKLLASITLTFILCFTPFHVMLVIRSVLEHDVSLDEGPFVHKSWKQTYKIYRITVALTSLNCIADPILYCFVTETGRSDMWNVLKFWTGKFNKSQRQRKSLLSMSTKDTVELEVLE, from the coding sequence atgaacagCACATGCATCGAAGGACAGCACACCCTAGACCACTATCTGTTCCCcattgtttacatctttgtggtTGTCATCAGCATCCCAGCCAACGTTGGatctctgtgtgtgtcttttcTGCAAGCAAAGAAGGATAATGAACTAGGAATTTACCTTTTCAGTTTATCCCTCTCCGATTTGCTCTATTCATTAACTCTCCCTCTGTGGATTAACTATACTTGGAACAGAGACAACTGGACTTTCTCACCTGCTTTGTGCAAAGGGACAGCTTTCTTGATGTACATGAACTTCTACAGCAGTACGGCTTTCCTCACCTGCATCGCTCTCGATCGATACTTAGCAGTTGTCTACCCCCTGAAGTTTTTTTATCTAAGGACAAGAAAGTTTGCATTCCTGGCCAGCCTCTCCGTTTGGGTATCGGAAACCATCTTCAATGCAGTCATGTTGTGGGAAGATGAAATCTCTATTGAGTATTGTGATGCCGAAAAGTCTAATTTTACTTTGTGCTATGACAAGTACCCTTTGGAAAAATGGCAAATTCGTCTCAACTTGTTTAGGACGTGTACGGGCTATGCGATCCCTTTGGTTATCATAATGCTTTGCAACCGGCAAGTCTACAAAGCTGTGCAGCACAATCGAGCCACAGAAGacagagaaaagaagagaatCATAAAGCTCCTGGCTAGCATCACGCTGACTTTTATCTTGTGCTTCACACCCTTCCACGTGATGCTGGTGATTCGCAGCGTTTTAGAGCATGATGTGAGCTTGGATGAGGGGCCCTTTGTCCACAAGTCTTGGAAGCAgacttataaaatatatagaatcACGGTCGCATTAACAAGTTTAAATTGCATTGCCGATCCAATTCTGTACTGTTTTGTAACCGAAACGGGGAGGTCTGACATGTGGAATGTATTAAAATTCTGGACAGGGAAGTTTAATAAATcacaaagacaaaggaaaagttTACTTTCCATGTCTACAAAAGATACTGTGGAATTAGAGGTCTTGGAATAG